TTTTAGAAGCTGACCGTAAAAGTTGCGATCGCCTCAATGGTCACGGTAATGCGATCGCGCAAGTGTACAACCATATCATTATGCCGCTGGCGAATACGCGGGATAAATATACGCAAATTCGGTGGGGAAAAGAAGATTTTCGTTCGCGGTTTGGACGCGATCCCGAAGGAATGTGGTTAGCGGAAACGGCGGTAGACTACGCAACCTTAGAAGCATTAGTCGCAGAAGGCATTAAGTTTATCATTCTTGCACCTTCGCAGGCACAACGTTGTCGCACGATCCCCACAGAGGATCAGCCGGTGACGCAATGGCACGAAGTCGGTGGAAGTCAAATTGATCCGACTCGTCCTTATCGTTGTTACTTGAAAGGGTTTGGGGATCAGGGGTCGGAGATCAGGGAAATTAAGCCGGATACTCCTTATATTGATATCTTTTTCTATGATGGTCCCATTTCGCGGGATATGGGATTTAGTGATGTGCTATTTAATTCACAGCATCTTGCTGGACGAATTGGTTCAGCAGTCCGCGGGGATCATCGCCCAGCACAGTTAATTTCGGTGGCGACGGATGGAGAAACTTTTGGTCATCACAAAGGTGGAACGGAAAAAACGTTAGCGTATGCGTTCACAGAGGAGTTTCCCCGCCGCGAGTGGACGGTGACGAATTTTGCGCATTATCTGAGTCTCAATTCACCAACCTGGGAAGTTGAACTTAAACCTGTGACCGCGTGGAGTTGCGCGCATGGTGTTGATCGCTGGCAAGATGATTGTGGTTGCGGCGGTGAAGGTGGCGTTTGGCATCAAAAATGGCGGCGTCCTTTGCGTCAAGCCTTAGATTGGTTACGGGAGCAATTAATTAAGGTGTATGAGGAAGCTGGTAGACAGTTCTTCCGCGATCCCTGGGGTGCAAGAGACGAATATATTCAAGTGATCCGTGATCGCTCTCCGGCAAATATCAATCGTTTTCTATGTCGCCATCAAACACGGAAACTGAGCGCAGCGGAACAAATCGACGCTTTACGCTTATTAGAAATGCAGCGTCATACGTTGTTGATGTATACAAGTTGCGGTTGGTTTTTTGAAGAGATTTCGCGCCCAGAAGGAACGCAAATTTTGCGCTATGCGGCGCGAGCGTTGGAACTAGCTGGAGATGTCGCAGGCGTACAACTAGAAAAAGCGTTTATTAAGCGGCTGACGCAAGCACCGAGTAATGTTGACTTTTTTAAACACGGTGGTGAAGTTTATCGACACTTAGTCGTTTCTGCTCAAATTAGTTTTCAGCAAGTCGCCGCGCAGTACGCAATTACTTCGTTGTTCAATAATCATAAACTAGAACGCAGCCAAAATAATGGCTTCGTCCCTTCTTGCAATATTCGCTATTCTTCACAGCAGCACGTCTATTGCTACACCGCCCAACAACTAGATTATCAACTGCAACGCATGGGGGCGTTGACACTCGCTGTAGGACAATTGCGGCTGACTTCAGAGATTACTTGGGAAAGCGAACATTTGGTGTTTGCGGTGTTGCATTTAGGAGGCTGGGATTTTCATTGTTGCATTCAGCCTTTTAATGGACGTCGTGCTTATAGCCAGATGAAAGATAAATTGTTTGAAGCGTTGCAACAAGCAAGTGCGGCGCAGACGATTTTAGCAATGACGCAGATGTTCGGGGATCAGTCGTTCACTCTACAACATCTGTTTGCAGAAGAACGTCACAGAATTATGCGATTGTTAAGTCAGGAAACGCTGACGCGATTGGATCAGTTGTATACGCAGGTTTACAGAGATAATTATGGAGTCTTGATGGCATTTCATCGCGACGAATTAGCAGTACCGCAAGAATTGCAAGTCGCAGCAGAAATTGCGTTGGGAAATCGCTGTTTGAATACATTGCGATCGCTGTCTGATACCGTTGGAATACAAGATAGTAGTAATTACTTACTCGAACTGCAAGCTATTGCTACTGAAGCACAGCATTTGCGCTGTCGGTTGAATATTCCTGAAGGTAAGCAAATTTTAGAGCAACTGATTGTGCGATCGCTTTGGCAATTGTTGTACGATACGAATCCTGCAACAGTTGAAGTAGATGTCCAATACTTGGAACGCTTGATTGACACAGCCTATCAATTACAACTGGGTTGGTCGTTAGAACGGGCGCAAGAATTGTACTTTAGTTGTTTACATAGTCAGATTGTGCCTTTGTGTATAGATGCGCTGCAAGCACAAGGAGAAGATGAAAACTGCAATCAAGTACAATTCGGTTACTTGCGTCCATTACTCCAGTTAGGACAAAAGTTAGGGGTAGATGTGAGTGCTTGGTTGCATCAACTTGCCTAGGGTTGTCGTAAAAAGTAAGGGAGATAATGAGCTTGGATAAGTCTCCCTTTGCTTTTTTATGATTAGACATTTTTGGCGCGATCGCTGTGACAATAATAAGGGTAAAGCCACTCACATTTAACGATGCCTTTGCTGTATTTCTCTATCACAGTTCCAAAGTGAACTTGGGGAATAATATCAATACCAGCTTTTGATTTCATCTCATATAACTGTGGAAAGGCTGCAACGAGTAGCACAATGATAATTGCAATGCGTAAGAGCATTTGCAGGTGATTTTTCATGAGTGGTTGAGTTTTAATTTGGTTACTGAGGGCGACATCCATTATTCATAGAAAATAAAAAGCATTTCTTTGTATGCTTAACAAATAAGCCAGCGATCGCCTTGAAGATAATCAAGACTGAAGAAAATATTAAATCATATCTCTTCAAACTAGGGAAGTTTACTATATGCAACTTTCAGGAAAGGGAAGAAGCAATCCTGAAGTAATCATCAAAGGCTGAGAAGTAAACATATTGTAGTTAGTGATGCCTTAGGGTTAGGAGAAAACAGTGGCGTCAGGAATGATGATTGCAGGTAAATGGACAACTAACAGAAATAAATCAGATTCCAGTGGCAAGTTTAGTGAAATACCAACAACGTTTCGCGATCGCGTGACTGCTGATGGAAAAAGTAGGTTTAAGGCAGAAGCAGGACGCTATCACCTCTATGTTGCCTTGGGGTGTCCGTGGGCGCATCGCACCTTAATTATGCGAGAACTCAAAGGCTTAAACGATGCCATCTCAGTGTCTATTGTCGATCCAATTATGAGCGATCAAGGATGGCTGTTTAGTGACGCACCAGGAACAATTCCTGACTCGGTAAATCACGCTCAATATTTGCAAGAGATTTATATCAAAGCCGATCCCAAGTATACAGGAAGAGTTACAGTTCCGGTGTTGTGGGACAAGCAATCTTCAACAATCGTGAATAACGAGTCTCGCGAAATCATGCGGATTTTTGATGTAGAGTTCGCGCAATTCGCAACACAGAAAATAGACTTATACCCACGCAATCTACAGCAGCAAATTGATGAAATAATTGATGCAATTTATCTGCCAATTAATGCAGGAGTCTATCGGGCTGGTTTTGCAACTTCGCAAGCTGCTTATGAAGAGGCAGTCAGTGAACTTTTTGATAGTTTAAGTCTATGGGAAAATACTCTGAGCAAGCAGCGTTATTTATGTGGAAATCAACTTACAGAAGCTGATATTTGTCTGTTTGTAACGCTGTATCGTTTTGACTCAGTGTATTACGGTCACTTTAAATGCAATTTATGGCGAATTATCGACTATTCCAACCTCTGGAATTATCTCAAGGATTTATATCAACGTCCCGAATTCAAAGCGACGTGTAATCTAAACCATACCAAGCGCGGCTATTACGTGAGTATGACTGAGATTAATCCTAATCGAATTGTGCCCAAAGGACCCATTATAGATTTTGAAGCAGAGCACGATCGCGATCGCTTCGGTACTTAATGGCGATCGCACACTCATTAATACACTCCTTGGTGCTTTTGCCGGAGGACTGATAATTTTTATTTTTAAGGAACTATGGGAACATTAGTATTTGTAGCTTGAAAAAAGGCTTTCTTCTCAAACCCTAGAGTATTGGCAACTAAGACATTAGGAAAACTTTGAATTTGTTGATTATAAGCTTGTACTGCTTGGTTATACCGCATTCTTTCTACAGCTAGCCGATTTTCTGTACCTGTGAGTTCGTATTGCAGGTTAGTAAATAATTGACTTGATTGCAGTTGAGGATTGACAGTAGCATAATCGCGGAAACGGTCAATGGCTTGATTCACTTGTACTGTGGCTGCAACTTTTTCTTCAGGAGTCGTCGCTTGCAAATATGTTTGACGCGATCGCACTAATAAATTAACTAGTTCTTGTTCCTGTTTAGCATAAGCTTGAGTGACATTGACAAGGTTAGGAATTAAATCAGCACGACGTTGGAGTTGATTTTCGACTT
This sequence is a window from Chroogloeocystis siderophila 5.2 s.c.1. Protein-coding genes within it:
- a CDS encoding DUF3536 domain-containing protein, which gives rise to MIASSQSLGDQSVKVSTTHNPLQTATGVYVTVHGHFYQPPRENPYLDAIERQPSASPFHDWNERIHYECYRPNAFARVLNERGEIVGIVNNYEYMSFNVGPTLMSWLERYDVEVYQRILEADRKSCDRLNGHGNAIAQVYNHIIMPLANTRDKYTQIRWGKEDFRSRFGRDPEGMWLAETAVDYATLEALVAEGIKFIILAPSQAQRCRTIPTEDQPVTQWHEVGGSQIDPTRPYRCYLKGFGDQGSEIREIKPDTPYIDIFFYDGPISRDMGFSDVLFNSQHLAGRIGSAVRGDHRPAQLISVATDGETFGHHKGGTEKTLAYAFTEEFPRREWTVTNFAHYLSLNSPTWEVELKPVTAWSCAHGVDRWQDDCGCGGEGGVWHQKWRRPLRQALDWLREQLIKVYEEAGRQFFRDPWGARDEYIQVIRDRSPANINRFLCRHQTRKLSAAEQIDALRLLEMQRHTLLMYTSCGWFFEEISRPEGTQILRYAARALELAGDVAGVQLEKAFIKRLTQAPSNVDFFKHGGEVYRHLVVSAQISFQQVAAQYAITSLFNNHKLERSQNNGFVPSCNIRYSSQQHVYCYTAQQLDYQLQRMGALTLAVGQLRLTSEITWESEHLVFAVLHLGGWDFHCCIQPFNGRRAYSQMKDKLFEALQQASAAQTILAMTQMFGDQSFTLQHLFAEERHRIMRLLSQETLTRLDQLYTQVYRDNYGVLMAFHRDELAVPQELQVAAEIALGNRCLNTLRSLSDTVGIQDSSNYLLELQAIATEAQHLRCRLNIPEGKQILEQLIVRSLWQLLYDTNPATVEVDVQYLERLIDTAYQLQLGWSLERAQELYFSCLHSQIVPLCIDALQAQGEDENCNQVQFGYLRPLLQLGQKLGVDVSAWLHQLA
- a CDS encoding glutathione S-transferase family protein, with the translated sequence MASGMMIAGKWTTNRNKSDSSGKFSEIPTTFRDRVTADGKSRFKAEAGRYHLYVALGCPWAHRTLIMRELKGLNDAISVSIVDPIMSDQGWLFSDAPGTIPDSVNHAQYLQEIYIKADPKYTGRVTVPVLWDKQSSTIVNNESREIMRIFDVEFAQFATQKIDLYPRNLQQQIDEIIDAIYLPINAGVYRAGFATSQAAYEEAVSELFDSLSLWENTLSKQRYLCGNQLTEADICLFVTLYRFDSVYYGHFKCNLWRIIDYSNLWNYLKDLYQRPEFKATCNLNHTKRGYYVSMTEINPNRIVPKGPIIDFEAEHDRDRFGT
- a CDS encoding LemA family protein, whose protein sequence is MNNPDKRIPENIAPEVLELAARNYANHTQSYSASELVAAGEEVDIPAKFIQQAILDVQAKHKQQQQQQQHLARLRQKLLIAGTGVVAALSVWSIWTYNSISSSYSRVEAAWAQVENQLQRRADLIPNLVNVTQAYAKQEQELVNLLVRSRQTYLQATTPEEKVAATVQVNQAIDRFRDYATVNPQLQSSQLFTNLQYELTGTENRLAVERMRYNQAVQAYNQQIQSFPNVLVANTLGFEKKAFFQATNTNVPIVP